From the genome of Leptolyngbya sp. 'hensonii', one region includes:
- a CDS encoding RNA-directed DNA polymerase: MDETATTAAANAMKRYGNLWSQITDFENLLNSARQAQRAKRFRANVLEFNYHLEQELACLQHELRSHTYEPGTYRTFRIFEPKPRLISAAPYRDRVVHHALCNIIAPIFEQTFIHDSYANRVGFGTHRAFRRFVQFYRNCQYVLQCDIRKYFPAIDHEILKTLLRRKIKCPDTLHLIDLIIDRSNEQEPIMEYFPGDDLLTPCLRRRGLPIGNLTSQFFANCYLNGFDHFVKEELKVKYYLRYVDDFSLFSDDRSFLATTRVAIETYLATLRLKIHPIKSQLFATRIGANFVGFRVLSVGNTFPKQIRIRVRNDNVRRGRQRLKRMYRAYVEGQITLEHMQRSLQSWMAHLAHGNTWRLQQDITSSLFGKQTEN; this comes from the coding sequence GTGGATGAAACAGCAACGACAGCGGCAGCCAATGCCATGAAACGCTACGGCAATTTATGGTCCCAAATCACTGACTTTGAGAACTTGCTCAATTCAGCCCGCCAAGCGCAACGCGCCAAACGATTTCGAGCCAATGTCCTGGAGTTCAATTATCATCTGGAACAGGAATTAGCTTGCCTGCAGCACGAATTGCGCAGCCACACCTATGAACCAGGCACTTATAGAACATTTCGAATCTTTGAACCCAAGCCCAGGCTTATTTCAGCCGCACCTTACCGCGATCGAGTCGTTCATCATGCGCTCTGCAATATCATTGCCCCGATCTTTGAGCAGACTTTTATTCACGACAGTTACGCCAATCGGGTTGGTTTCGGCACCCATCGAGCATTCCGCCGCTTCGTCCAGTTTTATCGAAACTGTCAGTATGTACTCCAGTGCGATATTCGGAAATACTTCCCTGCAATTGATCATGAAATCCTCAAAACCCTACTCCGACGCAAAATCAAATGCCCAGATACATTGCACCTGATTGACCTGATTATCGATCGCAGCAATGAGCAGGAGCCGATCATGGAATACTTTCCCGGTGATGACTTATTGACCCCTTGCTTGCGACGGCGTGGTCTCCCGATCGGAAACCTCACCAGTCAGTTCTTTGCCAATTGTTATCTGAATGGATTTGACCATTTTGTCAAAGAGGAACTGAAAGTAAAGTACTATCTCCGCTATGTCGATGATTTTTCGCTCTTCTCTGACGATCGTAGTTTTCTAGCTACAACCAGAGTTGCGATCGAAACTTACCTGGCTACATTGCGGCTGAAAATTCATCCGATTAAAAGCCAGTTGTTTGCAACCCGAATTGGAGCGAATTTTGTTGGCTTTCGGGTCCTATCTGTTGGCAATACTTTCCCAAAGCAAATTCGGATTCGGGTCCGTAACGACAACGTGCGCCGAGGCCGCCAACGGTTGAAACGAATGTATCGCGCTTATGTTGAGGGTCAGATCACGTTGGAGCACATGCAGCGATCGCTCCAAAGCTGGATGGCCCACCTGGCTCATGGCAATACCTGGCGATTACAGCAAGATATTACGTCATCACTGTTCGGCAAACAGACAGAAAACTAA
- the avd gene encoding diversity-generating retroelement protein Avd, with product MKDLPVIQKTYDLIRWYVPILNHLPRDHKFMLGDRIIAGLYDLLEGLIQARYRADKLSILEDLNIRLDILRHQTRLLMDFDLVKAPRYEYAGKQLNSIGTELGGWMKQQRQRQPMP from the coding sequence ATGAAAGACCTCCCGGTTATTCAAAAGACCTATGACCTGATCCGTTGGTACGTACCTATTTTGAATCACTTACCCCGCGATCATAAATTTATGCTGGGAGATCGGATTATTGCTGGGCTTTATGACTTATTGGAGGGGCTAATTCAGGCTCGTTATCGCGCTGATAAATTATCCATCCTGGAGGATCTGAATATTCGCCTCGACATCCTCCGTCACCAAACTCGCCTGTTGATGGACTTTGATCTGGTTAAAGCACCTCGTTATGAATATGCTGGGAAACAGCTCAACAGTATTGGCACTGAGCTGGGTGGGTGGATGAAACAGCAACGACAGCGGCAGCCAATGCCATGA
- a CDS encoding formylglycine-generating enzyme family protein, producing the protein MIDRLIAGLGKELELTAEELADIIWLTLIRQSNTPAPAGSGSKPPTGVERKSSLLSSSKSSRSEPPANRPSSGAVAGIAPQRSQSTSMTDLIGDRTPIKVANPPSIRDPLSLARSLRPLMRQIPSDQIEGLDEQATAQQIAEAGIWQPIVKPTLEPWLEVVLVADESNSMLIWRQTVLEFRRLLRNYGTFRDVQLWGLHWENQQLKLRSGIGAAALQHPSLKPEALLNPSGRQLILLITDCVAEYWQQEELVKGLKLWTKLSPVAIVQVFPESMWVRTAIRGFEPVQLNALELGLPNARLTATWSDEWQTELPNPAACLPILPLEPDAILAWSQMVMGHNKAPGYQVGSFALEPAEAQAPNSLTAQRHLEQFQVMSSPMAQRLMGLVAASPVITLPVIRLIQETLLPNSRQMNVAEVLLGGLLEPLEALDLGSHPDAVEYGFRDEEIRQLLLEGTPVPDTMQVFSAFIEQQFKQPLDQFLEEFVAELQLWTQSGDPELIEKAKQLRPFATVTAAVLKRKGGKYRQLAQQIGQQYSPPPPPPIPPLVSFPSLIEVTFETVFVELEAEEQLQPFEFEIATVEVWGRGRKSEVIIQKQRGEAWGYVEQLSETVGLEMVAIPAGTFQMGSPENEPGQFDRGGPQHPVTVPAFFLGKYPVTQAQWRQVAGLPQVERSLDPDPSNFRGDDRRPVERVSWLEATEFCARLSQLTGKPYRLPSEAEWEYACRAGTETPFHFGATITPDLANYNWEQGYGASPKQRSGSKGTTPVGSFGVANAFGLYDLHGNVWEWCEDDWHDSYVGAPRDGNAWIAEKRYEQGRRVIRGGSWFSSPWYCRSAYRNSIDAEWRNYNDGFRVCCSVSGPL; encoded by the coding sequence ATGATTGATCGCTTGATTGCTGGATTAGGCAAGGAACTGGAACTCACTGCTGAGGAATTAGCAGATATCATCTGGCTAACCTTAATTCGGCAATCAAACACCCCTGCACCTGCTGGATCAGGGTCGAAGCCTCCTACAGGTGTAGAACGAAAATCTTCCCTTCTCTCATCTTCTAAATCATCTAGATCGGAACCACCTGCGAACCGCCCTTCTTCTGGAGCAGTCGCAGGTATTGCACCTCAACGATCGCAATCAACCTCAATGACCGACCTGATCGGCGATCGAACTCCGATTAAGGTGGCAAATCCACCTTCGATTCGTGATCCCCTATCCCTGGCGCGGTCCCTGCGTCCCCTCATGCGCCAGATACCCTCTGATCAGATTGAGGGATTGGATGAACAAGCCACCGCTCAACAGATCGCTGAAGCAGGGATCTGGCAACCCATTGTTAAACCTACATTAGAACCCTGGCTAGAGGTCGTTCTGGTAGCAGATGAAAGCAATTCCATGTTGATCTGGCGACAGACGGTACTGGAATTTCGCAGACTACTGCGGAACTATGGCACATTTCGCGATGTGCAGCTTTGGGGACTCCATTGGGAAAACCAACAGCTAAAGTTGCGATCGGGGATTGGGGCAGCAGCCCTCCAACACCCTTCCCTGAAACCTGAAGCACTCCTCAACCCCAGTGGACGCCAGCTCATTCTGTTGATCACAGATTGTGTTGCTGAGTATTGGCAGCAAGAGGAGTTAGTCAAGGGGCTGAAACTCTGGACCAAGCTTAGCCCCGTTGCGATCGTCCAGGTGTTCCCCGAATCAATGTGGGTTCGCACGGCCATTCGAGGTTTTGAGCCAGTGCAGCTCAACGCCCTGGAACTTGGGTTGCCCAATGCTCGCCTAACGGCAACCTGGTCCGATGAATGGCAGACGGAACTCCCTAACCCTGCTGCCTGTCTACCCATCCTACCTTTAGAACCAGATGCGATATTGGCCTGGAGCCAAATGGTGATGGGGCACAACAAGGCACCAGGTTATCAAGTGGGTTCATTCGCGCTGGAACCTGCAGAAGCACAAGCACCCAACTCTCTAACTGCACAGCGCCACCTGGAACAGTTTCAGGTGATGTCATCACCGATGGCACAACGATTGATGGGGCTGGTAGCCGCTTCGCCAGTCATTACCCTGCCTGTGATCCGGTTGATTCAGGAAACTCTGCTACCCAATTCTCGGCAGATGAATGTCGCAGAAGTTTTGTTAGGCGGATTGCTAGAGCCACTGGAAGCACTAGATCTAGGAAGTCATCCTGATGCAGTAGAGTATGGCTTTAGAGATGAGGAAATCCGCCAGCTTCTGCTAGAAGGAACTCCGGTTCCTGATACGATGCAGGTGTTTTCAGCTTTTATTGAGCAGCAGTTTAAACAGCCGCTGGATCAGTTCCTGGAGGAATTTGTCGCAGAGCTACAGCTTTGGACCCAGAGTGGAGATCCAGAACTGATTGAAAAAGCCAAACAACTCCGTCCCTTTGCCACAGTAACGGCAGCAGTGTTGAAACGGAAGGGAGGTAAGTATCGCCAACTCGCCCAACAGATAGGGCAGCAGTATTCTCCCCCACCTCCACCTCCTATCCCCCCCCTGGTCAGCTTTCCCTCTCTGATTGAAGTCACGTTTGAAACCGTATTTGTCGAGCTAGAAGCAGAGGAGCAACTACAGCCCTTTGAGTTTGAGATTGCCACCGTCGAGGTTTGGGGCAGGGGCAGGAAGTCTGAAGTCATCATTCAGAAACAAAGGGGGGAAGCCTGGGGCTATGTTGAGCAACTGAGCGAGACCGTCGGCCTGGAGATGGTGGCCATCCCAGCGGGAACCTTCCAGATGGGTTCTCCAGAGAACGAACCAGGGCAGTTCGATCGGGGAGGGCCACAGCATCCGGTCACCGTCCCCGCCTTTTTCCTGGGCAAGTACCCGGTCACCCAGGCCCAGTGGAGGCAGGTGGCTGGCCTGCCCCAAGTAGAGAGATCGCTGGACCCTGACCCATCCAACTTTAGGGGAGACGATCGTCGGCCAGTTGAGCGAGTCTCCTGGCTAGAGGCAACCGAGTTCTGCGCTCGCCTGTCCCAGTTGACCGGGAAACCCTACCGCCTGCCCAGCGAAGCCGAGTGGGAGTATGCCTGTCGCGCCGGAACAGAAACCCCGTTTCATTTTGGTGCAACCATTACGCCCGATTTAGCAAATTACAATTGGGAGCAGGGGTATGGGGCCAGCCCTAAACAACGATCGGGGTCAAAAGGGACAACCCCGGTGGGTAGTTTTGGTGTGGCCAATGCCTTTGGCCTCTATGACCTGCATGGCAATGTCTGGGAGTGGTGTGAAGATGATTGGCATGATAGCTATGTAGGTGCCCCTAGAGACGGCAATGCCTGGATCGCCGAAAAGCGCTATGAGCAAGGTAGACGGGTGATTCGGGGCGGTTCGTGGTTCAGCAGTCCCTGGTACTGCCGTTCCGCTTACCGCAACAGCATTGATGCGGAGTGGCGCAACTACAACGACGGTTTTCGTGTGTGTTGTTCGGTTTCAGGGCCTCTGTAA
- a CDS encoding MoxR family ATPase gives MSQDWTIFQGEREPHDGISRLHEHEAPSWRRFTRRITGATVDKKKDEERWKELQKIAQTKLRDVERGKNFRIPPPPSESEESEPEQPTVIDAVNAALYLRRPLLVTGKPGSGKTSLAYAIAYELQLGPVLVWSVTARSNLQQGLYQYDAIARLQDAQLAIAQSQIPQPSQAGPSQVAVEQGYRNIGQYIRLGPVGTAFLPSQRPRVLLIDEIDKSDINLPNDLLHLLEEGRYEIPELRRLAKRGSQSQPVESEDGLDVPIPDGQVQCQAFPVVVLTSNGEREFPSAFLRRCVRVSMPTPRDEALVNIVKAHLGEDLIQQFQQVIRDFQDCNDQEEGNLATDQLLNTLYLLTKNADEKAIKDLLFSSLSSLGTGQ, from the coding sequence ATGAGCCAGGACTGGACGATATTTCAGGGAGAACGAGAACCCCATGATGGCATTAGCCGCCTGCATGAGCATGAGGCTCCCTCTTGGCGACGCTTTACCAGAAGAATAACTGGCGCGACAGTCGATAAAAAGAAGGATGAGGAGCGCTGGAAGGAATTACAGAAGATAGCCCAGACAAAATTGCGCGATGTAGAGCGGGGTAAGAATTTCCGCATTCCCCCACCACCGTCAGAATCAGAGGAATCTGAACCGGAGCAGCCTACCGTGATTGATGCGGTTAATGCGGCTCTTTATCTGCGGCGACCTTTGTTAGTTACCGGCAAACCAGGGTCAGGAAAAACTTCCCTGGCCTATGCGATCGCCTACGAACTCCAGCTAGGCCCCGTGCTAGTCTGGTCAGTGACTGCCCGTTCCAATCTACAGCAGGGGCTGTATCAGTATGATGCGATCGCCCGATTGCAAGATGCACAACTGGCGATCGCCCAATCGCAAATCCCGCAACCGAGTCAAGCTGGGCCATCCCAGGTAGCCGTTGAACAAGGTTATCGCAACATCGGACAGTATATCCGGCTGGGTCCAGTCGGAACGGCATTTTTGCCATCCCAGCGTCCCAGGGTATTACTGATTGACGAAATTGATAAGAGTGACATCAACTTACCGAACGACCTGCTGCATCTCCTGGAAGAGGGACGCTACGAGATTCCAGAACTGCGACGACTGGCTAAACGGGGCAGCCAAAGTCAACCTGTAGAATCAGAGGATGGTCTGGATGTGCCGATTCCAGACGGACAGGTCCAATGTCAGGCGTTTCCGGTAGTCGTGCTGACCAGTAACGGGGAACGAGAATTTCCTTCAGCATTTCTGCGCCGGTGTGTGCGGGTGTCCATGCCAACACCTAGAGATGAAGCCCTGGTCAATATCGTCAAAGCCCATCTGGGAGAAGACCTGATTCAACAGTTTCAACAGGTAATTCGGGATTTTCAAGATTGTAATGATCAGGAAGAGGGGAACCTGGCAACTGACCAGTTGCTCAATACTTTGTACCTTTTAACGAAGAATGCGGATGAAAAGGCCATTAAAGACCTATTGTTCAGTTCTTTGAGCAGTCTGGGCACTGGGCAATGA